agttttgaaatttgttatttcatagtttatgctcatctatacaaagaatcctcaatggtatgcattacaattgtataagaaatgaaatacggcaaaaaaaattgatgttttgaaaccccaaacactagttcctcggtatttcctcggaatattccgaggaaattccgacgaatattccgaggaaattccgacggatattttactatccgtcggaatttcctcggaatattttcattttaccgggcaaatatttcgcgaaaattgaaattagaattccgacggaattccgacggatattatccattggaccctaggttttataaccacgagccgcttcttcttccccatttctctcttcttcctctgcgcgactcttCTCTCctttccggcgatttccccctgaaatccgacgatatctccggcgatctcccccttctcttacacaaatcatgtaaggaccctatcccactctcttaggttctatttgttaggtttttgtgtagttttgatagatttttgttagggtgattggttaggattgtgatttggttgtataataggtttagaattatgatttggttgaataatttgttttgttgaattgatttagaatttttttattattttttatttttttgtatttataaaatcgatttttgtatataaaatcgatttttgtattttacaaatcgatttttccatataaattcgattttttggattttacaaaaaacattttgtatataaatttgattttttggattttacaaaacattttaaatatctatataacttttttgtgattaaaaactattatttgggatttaaaaatatttttaatatatatatatatatatatattattaaaactattttttgtaattattaaactatttttatttattaaaactatttttgtttattagaactatttttatatatttattaaatatttttaatatatataaatctttttttgtgattaaattatttgggatttaaaaaaaaaaattaatttatatatttctctatttattaaatatatttttttaatttacaggtctcatgatgatcagacccggcctcgacagcgtcgtggtcgtggtggtacggggagccagtctcgggattccagccattttcaggattccttttcgccccacagctccaaccatgcATCTCCctctgcacccgctcctgctcctctcgctcccgctgctgcatccgctcctgttcctccgggtcctccgggagtgatgcgtgttgcggagttggttcaacagcccggtcgtgaccatcttccgtatctcactccgtatccacatggacagggtcaaacatggtaattaaacatttattaccatgtttaaatttaaatttggattcattattaaccgtttattctttttattaggttcaaccgatccgggaacgggatcagcgcatggatcaaccgtatgatgtactcggccctcgacagtggacatccgactttcactcacttccctaccgacaagcaggttctgtggtttcgtaagtttgcggtaagtattctaatttgttacttatatttttaatctttaatataaattttctactaattgttttttttccagcaagagttcaactggaattccgatgagacgctctttatctatcaccacttcgtccataaagttatggacaactatgggaagcagatccacgagtggaagaagaagtgggaaatcaataaggttcgatttaatttattaaacaattttttaatttattaaactattttttaatttattaaactatttctttttttttttattaaaaggtcccaaagtcgatgaacgacacggtctggaaggagttgtgtgcgcattgggataaagaagagacgaaagaaacttcttccaccaactccaccaaccgcaggagcgaccgtaaagggaagggcatctacaagcataacttgggtgctcaatctattgccactctgggagatcgcatggtaagttcaaccgctttttcttcaattatttgagtttcagaattttaatttattgtgcatttcttctaatttctaatgtttctttaatttatgttttttttcaaggcggaagaaaatgatggcgagccggttgatgatctcgccctaatgaggagggcgtataccaacaagaagaccggccagattgatgacggtcttgtgagggatgtggtcgacctggtccaaactcaggtggtagacgaagtgtctcagcttcaaaccgaggatgacgcttcgacggcttcgaccagcttgtcccggtttcgaatcaacgaaatcgttgaatccgtaagttcttttttttttaaagttcaattcatttatttcttggtttaaatttgtaaatttggctattttctattcagtcggttccaaagaagaagggacgtttggtcggtttgggtcgtcgcacccggtcggttcctccttcttctgcaccaccgccctttgttgatctagaagtacttacggctcagttgaaggacaaagatgatcgtatatctttgttggagacccagatggtggctcaacaggcgggctatgaggcacagaggaggctgaaccagcaaatgatggagatgatgcagaggatgtacccgaacgaggtgttcccggacgtgccagacccgtagtttttttttttccaaaaacgcggaatgttttatttttatttgtgaaactttgaatattaattaatatgatttcaattttaattttaatttcatattttcgaatttaaatttcagaaattatatttttttttaaataaatattttttacattctgaggaaattaattatattttttactcgatcgatcgatgcgtttttggacataaatccatcgatcgatctgtttacaaaaaaacgttcggaatataccgagggacctgttcctcggaatataccgaggaactgttacatttccctcggaatattccgaggaaccggttcctcggaatattccgaggaatatgtccgtcggtatattcctatcgatcgatgtatatatgtccaaaaatgcatcgatcgatgaacgtccgaggaaatatcctgacgaagttctccctcggtatattccgaggacatttccgacaaactagtgatcctcagaattttctcggaagtttgtttcctcggaattccgtcggaaaattccgagggatttccgaggaaagaagaaattccgaagaattatttccgacgacttgtttcgtcggtatgtcgtcggaataacgatattccgacgaaattccgacgattttttccctcataatccttgctgttttcttgtagtgtttgatACTCTTACGGTCTTACCCAACGTTTTGTAAGGTCTGAAACATACCACCATTGTAGACATACAAGTCAAAGGCATTGAAATTGTATTAGTAGTCGGCTTTCTGTACATCATCATTAGAGTGAACTGTCAATCCATCTCAAATTATAATCCCTATTATTGTAATGCTAACATAAGCTGCTAATTAGTTGTATGATCATAAGAATCTtgattcatatatataataataaaacatatcttTGAATTTTCAGCACCGGCCAGCTTATAAATGAGTTCGACATTCTGTCCTTGCTACTTCTTCGCAAAAATTCCATTATATATATCGTATAAATTTAGTTCCATACTGCGTACATATGAACACGtcataacataaaatatttatccaCAAAGCAAATCAAATGCGAGGAACATGGCCGGGTAAAGAGAAAACGAATTTCGCATGCTTTTGGTCAACTatgtaaaatacaaaacaatGATTTATAAGGAAAAACGAAATATATTCTTGTTTCAATCATCAAAAACCATTAGTGTCCATGCTAAGActcctatatatataaacacgtAAATGCACTTTTTGGAAATCGCATACGAAAAACAAAGTGAGATAATAATCCCCACATTTTGTCTAAACAATCAAATGGCTTACATTAACAAGGTTTCAGCGGTGGCAGCCATTTTATTTTTTGCGGTTGCGATTGCTCCGCTGCTAGCTGAGCCACAGACACCAACGTTTCCTAAGATGGATCCTGTATGTGCCTCAGTGATGCCTGACCTTCTCGAAAAGTGTTTCGCAACCGTTAGAGAAACGCCAACGGATGATTGCTGCAGCGATCTCAAAACCGCGACCACAACGCAAGTCACTTGCCTTTGTGATAATTACATAGCGAACCCGGCGATTGTGAACATCACGGGACCTTACTCCGCCGGAATCACAACCAAATGTGGCGTTTTTGACAAATACTCTTGCAACAGTACTAGTAATGGTACGTGTAGATTAATTATGATCTTGTAACTAGTTATGCATGTTATTTAGTTACATATAATTACTTAACCATGCATATATTACTCTTGTTTTTTTATAAGAGATTAATAAAACTACGTTAGAAAAATTGCAACTTGACAATTATGGAATATGCATGCAAACTATATGTGGTTTAAAGATTAGAtgttttttgcaaaattgacacaaaactcaaaatcaacaacaaaactaacctatgtttttttttggaaattttcgttgccctattcaccccaaaagttcatattattcacgaaaatgccattaattttttttttttcgaaaatggtctttttactctctcaatctcatcatcttcaagtatttacaagattgtcattgccatcaatacaccaaccaccataaACAACCAATTTAAAACTCTTAATGCACctcaaatcgatttacactccttctttttcaattcttatgaactaaaaacaacacctcttttactttctctccatattcatccaaaaaacccaagattttgattctaaatttttatggttcatagagccattaaagcttacgattcttggtgggtcacttttgtttgagattctcGGTGTTTGGAGAAAACTTCTATGTGCTAAATAAGTTATCTCAgtggttgaaactatgaaatcagTTTTCTTTTCTAGATCTGTTCGCCCAGAAGACTTCTGGGTAAGTCTTCTAgatgtagacgacttacatggaagtcttctagtcAATGcagatgttagttttgcaattgaattttatatgtgtttttagagacgacttacatggaagtcgttaATCTTtgttccatgtaagtcgtctagggtaaacaggttagttttgcatagGTCGTTcagtagaaaattttaaaaaatcaatattttattatatctagacgacttacaggttagtttgcaattgaaaaataaaacataaaattttaatttttttctagatGACTTATACGGAAGTCGTCCGTAAGATGACTTACACGAAAGTCGTCaatgattttattccgagattctggtcaaaccttgcttatcttggacgacttccatgcaAGTCGTCGGgcggacgacttccgtgtaagttgtttagaaaaataataattttttttgttttatttttcaattgcaaaacgaacctgagacgacttacatggaagtcatctaggtataacaaaatatttatttttttaattttctactggacgacttatgtgtaagtcgtccaggaaaagtcaaatttctgacacaatccggtcaaatgcaaaactaacccgtttaccctagacgacttacatggaagtcatcttgaatttttttttaacaaacaaagatggacgacttccatgtaagtcgtctaagtTAAAAATcagttgcaaaactaacctaaatggaCGGCTTTCTAGAAGTCATGGCGAGGAGCCTCCTCCGTCAAGCTTTGTCTACATCCTCCTCCGTCATACACACAGAAATAGATAAGTGAATCTAgcgtgagagagagaggcacATGAGAGAGACAAAAAGGGCAGACCTTTAACCAGAAAGAATGGAGGTTGCAGGAAACACagtgttctcttcttctttttcattgaATGATCTCCTTTCTTTGATTCTAAGAACCGATGCTGCACACAAAAGGAAAACTTAGCTACAAACAATATAAAACCTAACTCAATTGAGACCAAATCAGAACCAAACCCCAGATCTGACAATGAGCCTAATGAGGGCAGCTTAAAGCTGATTCAAACCAGAGCTCTACTGAGCGAGCCTCATCTTATGTCTCTCCATTGATGAAATCAAACCATCGCCAGTGCCAGGCTCATACATCTGATCCAAACATGATTACAACTTCATGAACTGATCGAGAGAGAGTGGAGAAGAGAAGACGAcgagagaagaggaagaagagctgtaaaagagaaagagagaacgAAAAATAATATGAGACTAGGGTTTTGACTTTTGAGTTTTAGACATTTTATGATTAATGTTTTCTAACAAAAACTACTTTTTAATGTTTAACaactgtgacaaaaaaaatatttaatctttaACCGGGAACTTTAAATACTTTAGTTAAATTCGAGCGGGAAATAGTAAATTTTAAGCGGGAATATTAGATACGGTTTGGATGACTTCCTAAGGAAGACTAAAAAACTTCTTTGAAGTCGTCTAGCATGTAAGTCTTCTATACCCTAAACATAACtcataaactaaattaactaactaaacacttcataaaattaaattaaacttaaaaagtgtttaatatacacaaaaataagcacatataggtaaaaatttaatttttcaaaaaaacatttaatctttccaaaatctaaccatCGCCAGTGCCAGAGCCTCATCTTATGTCTCTCCATTGATGAAATCAAACCATCGCCAGTGCCAGGCTCATACATCTGATCCAAACACGATTACAACTTCATGAACTGATCGAGAGAGAGTGAAGAAGAGAAGACGAcgagagaagaggaagaagagccgtcaaagagaaagagagaacgAAAAATAATATGAGACTAGGGTTTTGACTTTTGAGTTTTAGACATTTTATGATTAATGTTTTCTAACAAAAACTACTTTTTAATGTTTAACaactgtgacaaaaaaaatatttaatctttaACCGGGAACTTTAAATACTTTAGTAAAATTCGAGCGGGAAATAGTAAATTTTAAGCGGGAATATTAGATACGGTTTGGACGACTTCCTAAGGAAGACTAAAAACTTCTTTGAAGTCGTCTAGCATGTAAGTCTTCTATACCCTAAACATAACtcataaactaaattaactaactaaacacttcataaaattaaattaaacttaaaaagtgtttaatatacacaaaaataagcacatataggtaaaaatttaatttttcaaaaaaacatttaatctttccaaaatctaactctaataatacatacaatactacaacatatgttgccaaaccctaaaccaaagaatatcatgattcactactttcagtcatctatgttgaaaacaatacaattttattatatcttaatttatatcacttaaaattatttataattacatgattttattttttcacttaacaaaatatttttttacaaaatgtataaattatttttaagatcaactatacTAGAAGATTTCTCTGGACGTCGTCTAAACGACTCACAGTATCTCAGAAGACTCAGAAGACTTTCTgaggctatattcgtaaaaatgagttatgattttttgtttggtcacaagggacTGACTATAATTTCGCAAGCCTTTTatattagttttgcatttgattcaagtttgagtataattttgtatttaaaatcaagttttgagttatATTTGGTTAAtcccaaaaataaaacatgattaTCCATAACCACAACACAAGCGTAGTGGCCCAATGGTAGGACAGATTTGAAAAGTTGTTAAGCATCTGGGGTTAAAAACCTACAATCTCAGATATGGTTGGTTGTGTAGCCAAATGAAATGGATATCTACTTGTCATTGCGACCAATCAAGTATGTCTGATGTTGGTGGACAGGGCCCAGGGATTGGCCGGCCCGCCCTGGTTATCCAAAAAGGGGAAGCATGATTATCAATATGATGATATTCTATGTACTGCCGCTTATATTCGATAGtcataaataaaaagaaaaatctatgCTACACCAACAACGTCACGAACCATATATAGTCATAGAGTTTTGATATCATAATGCAATGATTCGTTCTTAATAATGAAAGGATTTTGGTTTTGTGTCGtaaaggaggaggagaaggaagCAGCGGCAACAGTAGCAGTAGCAGCAATGGCAAAAACAACAGCACAAGTGAGGGCAATGGGGGAAGAGCTAACACGGTTTCTGGATCAATGGCTGTTTTTGGTTTAATTGCAAGTCTAATCTGCGTTATGttttaatttcaatttcatTCGCTTTATTTTGGACCGACTAGTTCCATGTGATACtttccttcttttttcttttgtttgaaaCTGAGAATTCAAAATAATTACGTTTATTTGATTTCATATTCACCCATTTGCCTGTATTATGGTCCTTCCTTTATGAGATTATTATTTTGATCAACTTATATACAAGGCAATGCATATTACCTATACACTACATAAAGaagtataaaatttatttgataaggatatataatttattaactatacactataaaaaatataattaaagtcCAAATTCTTTCAGTTAtcaagaattttttaaaaagagatatACATATTTAATACTCTCATTATGAAAAAATTGCTATGGTCACcaactgatttttattttaacaaaaaacaaCATCTAATTTTAGCTATATATCATCTTTCATATGTTAAAGCTTTCGAGTAAGCACATGGTTACACATTTGATATGATTTATTAATTTCGGCTCATATTTTTTGACGTTACAAATTTTTGTAAGTCGAACTTTTTACTCCCAATTGTTGCGGTGACCAAAGATGGCAACATCAAAtgtttttacataatttatcaCTGGTATTAGGACGAAAATAGTTTAACCGGTTTATTtcaagaatatatatatgttacttacATGATCAATATATCACAGTAATTTAGTTTATGTGGATAATAGTATAGACATATATGTAACGATTGTTTTGGAAGTTATCACTAATCACGTCGCGGTGGTTTAATGGTTTCCACAAAAAGAAGAGTTCCCTGTTGGTTCATACCGGAGATATTCTCTTCTAGtgcaaaattatttgttttacatgTGGCCATACAAACATGTGTCCATTGCTTACGTTCCATTTGAATACCTGGAGAAATGGATTATCCGTAGACTGCATCTTCTTTTGGAAATTAGTCTAGACCTTCCATAGGCCCGAGATACCTCAGATTAATCAGAAAAAGTAATCACCGAACTCGGTAAGTCAATTGGTTTAAGTGCATATGTGAGTTTTGTTGCGTTAGTGGTTAGAAGCTTGGTGGAATGAATGTTTTATGTCTTAAATGCTATCAACAAAGGCTGATTTCCGACCATACGGGAGACTTTTTTTAACA
The window above is part of the Brassica napus cultivar Da-Ae chromosome C3, Da-Ae, whole genome shotgun sequence genome. Proteins encoded here:
- the LOC106405174 gene encoding non-specific lipid transfer protein GPI-anchored 28; this encodes MHFLEIAYEKQSEIIIPTFCLNNQMAYINKVSAVAAILFFAVAIAPLLAEPQTPTFPKMDPVCASVMPDLLEKCFATVRETPTDDCCSDLKTATTTQVTCLCDNYIANPAIVNITGPYSAGITTKCGVFDKYSCNSTSNGGGEGSSGNSSSSSNGKNNSTSEGNGGRANTVSGSMAVFGLIASLICVMF